In one Lolium rigidum isolate FL_2022 chromosome 3, APGP_CSIRO_Lrig_0.1, whole genome shotgun sequence genomic region, the following are encoded:
- the LOC124703994 gene encoding uncharacterized protein LOC124703994 encodes MQRRRAQTWAGVGKTAQAAAAHAALFCFTLLLALRVDGRTDYSWWIIFIPLWLFHSVAARGRFSMPAPSLPHGRHWAPCHSVVAAPLLIAFELLLCIYLESLRVRNQPAVDMKIVFLPLLTFEVIILIDNFRMCKALMPGDEESMSDEAIWETLPHFWVAISMVFLIAATTFTLLKLSGDVGALGWWDLFINYGIAECFAFLVCTRWFNPMIHRPPTHGEASSSSTAIRYRDWESGLVLPSLEDHEHERICGLPDIGGHFMKIPLVVFQVLLCMRLEGTPPSARYIPIFALFSPLFILQGAGVLFSLGRLVEKVVLLLRNGPVSPNYLTVSSKVRDCFAFLHHGSRLLGWWSIDEGSKEEQARLFYTESNGYNTFSGYPPEVVKKMPKKDLAEEVWRLQAALGEQSEITKSTQQEYERLQNEKVLCRICYEGEICMVLLPCRHRTLCKSCSDKCKRCPICRNPIDERMAVYDV; translated from the exons atgCAGCGGCGCCGGGCGCAGACGTGGGCCGGGGTCGGGAAgacggcgcaggcggcggcggcgcacgccgcgctCTTCTGCTTCACGCTCCTACTCGCGCTCAGGGTCGACGGCCGCACCGACTACTCCTGGTG GATTATATTCATCCCGCTATGGCTGTTTCATAGCGTCGCCGCCCGCGGAAGGTTTTCAATGCCAGCCCCTTCGCTGCCTCATGGGCGACAT TGGGCTCCTTGCCATTCCGTCGTCGCCGCGCCGCTGCTGATTGCGTTCGAGCTGCTTCTCTGCATTTATCTTGAAAGCTTAAGAG TTAGAAATCAACCAGCTGTTGATATGAAGATTGTGTTCCTCCCTCTGCTCACCTTTGAAGTGATCATTCTCATCGACAATTTTAG AATGTGTAAAGCTCTAATGCCAGGAGATGAAGAAAGCATGAGCGACGAAGCTATTTGGGAAACACTTCCT CATTTTTGGGTCGCAATCTCTATGGTGTTTCTTATAGCTGCTACAACCTTCACACTTCTCAAGTTGTCTG GTGATGTTGGTGCTTTGGGATGGTGGGATTTATTTATAAATTATGG GATTGCGGAGTGTTTTGCTTTTCTTGTTTGTACAAGATGGTTCAATCCCATGATTCATAGGCCTCCCACTCACGGGGAGGCTAGCTCGTCGTCAACCGCGATTAGATATCGTGATTGGGAGAGTGGTCTTGTCCTCCCATCACTGGAAGACCATGAACACGAGAGAATTTGTGGCCTTCCAGACATAGGAGGTCATTTCATGAAAATACCTCTGGTGGTTTTCCAAGTTTTGCTTTGTATGCGGTTAGAG GGTACACCACCTAGTGCTCGCTACATTCCTATATTTGCTCTTTTCTCCCCACTATTTATTCTACAAGGAGCTGGTGTCCTATTTTCACTAGGAAGATTGGTTGAGAAAGTTGTTCTGCTACTGCGTAATGGACCAGTTAGTCCTAATTACCTTACCGTATCATCGAAAGTCCGTGATTGCTTTGCTTTTCTTCATCACGGTTCAAG GCTTCTTGGTTGGTGGTCTATCGATGAAGGGAGCAAGGAAGAGCAGGCCCGGCTGTTTTATACTGAATCTAATGG GTACAACACATTCTCAGGCTACCCGCCTGAGGTAGTAAAGAAAATGCCTAAGAAGGATTTAGCAGAAGAG GTTTGGAGACTCCAAGCGGCATTGGGAGAGCAGTCTGAAATCACGAAATCTACTCAGCAGGAATATGAAAGGCTTCAAAAT GAGAAGGTACTTTGTAGGATTTGCTATGAAGGAGAAATATGCATGGTCTTACTTCCTTGCCGGCACAGAACTTTATGCAA GTCTTGTTCGGATAAGTGCAAGAGATGTCCAATCTGCCGTAACCCCATTGATGAGCGCATGGCTGTATATGATGTTTAA